Proteins co-encoded in one Harpia harpyja isolate bHarHar1 unplaced genomic scaffold, bHarHar1 primary haplotype scaffold_47a, whole genome shotgun sequence genomic window:
- the LOC128138464 gene encoding LOW QUALITY PROTEIN: poly(A) polymerase gamma-like (The sequence of the model RefSeq protein was modified relative to this genomic sequence to represent the inferred CDS: inserted 2 bases in 1 codon; substituted 1 base at 1 genomic stop codon) codes for MALTANLSEEGLSAASARATGLLDRDIDAVCVAPRHVERSDXFQSFFEKLKHQEEIKNLRAVEDAYVPVVKFEFDGIEIDLVFARLSVPTVSGNLDLRDDSHLRSLDIICIRSLNGCRVTDEILHLVPNKENFWLTLCAIKLGAKRCGIYSNMLGFLGGVFWAVLVARTCQLYPNALASTLVNKFLFFSKREWPKPVLLKQHEESNLNLPVRDPRVNPSNRYHVMPIITRAYPQQNSTYNVSTSTXAVMVEELKHGPAVTNEILQGKSDWSKLFEPLNFFQKYKHYIVLTASASTEEHHLEWIGLVESKICVLVGNLERNEFISIAHVKPQSFPGNRELVNSGGYVSMWFLGIVFRKVENAESVNIDLTYVIWSFKDTVYSQANHLNVLKEGMKIEAAHVKRKHLHYFLLQKRKKQSMPCTSQNAHGLPCKRTSSDGSRLDSCRDVDSRTPDNSSLLHKVSKLDTSTAERERNAVYQKSNGTNNREKIPRVVVPSVSNGLSIPVTDSKVEATVAIRTLGPPVGCTIPGHNTISQLRAHFVQGQRELSGTLITDPKNAAPKRPYSPTTEGPHSPTSEECPQKPVDREKLTGQDSAFKDGGNPEDVSSRSTDNVILKGFYSVD; via the exons ATGGCTCTAACTGCAAATCTGAGTGAGGAGGGACTGAGTGCAGCCAGTGCCCGAGccactgggctgctggacagg gacatagatgctgtttgtgttgctcctagacatgTAGAAAGATCGGa ctttcagtcgttctttgaaaaactaaaacatcaagaggaaataaaaaatctaaGA gcagttgaagatgcatatgtaccagttgtcaagtttgagtttgatggcatagag attgatctcgtgtttgcaagactgtctgtgccaactgtttctggtaatcttgatctcagagatGACTCAcatctcagaagcctggatataatatgtatacggagcttaaatg gttgcagagttactgatgaaatactacacctagtgccaaataaagagaacttctgGCTCACGCTCTGTGCAATTAAACTGGGGGCAAaac GATGTGGCATTTACTCCAATATGCTGggatttcttggtggggttttctGGGCCGTGCTAGTAGCAAGAACGTGTCAgctctatccaaacgctttggcttctactctggttaacaagttcttgtttttttcaaaacg ggagtggccaaaacctgtattgctgaaacaacatgAAGAGAGCAATCTTAATTTACCAGTAcgggaccctagg GTGAACCCGTCAAACCGATATCATgtaatgcctatcatcacccGAGCCTATCCACAGCAGAACTCTACgtacaacgtatctacatcaacgtgagcggtaatggtagaggagctCAAACATG GTCCTGcggttacaaatgagattctccaaggaaaatcagactggtcaaagctctttgaaccactgaacttctttcagaaatacaa acattatattgtgctgactgctagtgcctctactgaagagcatcacttagagtg GATTGGCCTTGTCGAATCTAAAATTTGTGTGCTGGTTGgaaacttggagaggaatgaatttatatctattgcacatgtaaagccacagtctttccctggcaaCCGAGAGCTTGTAAACAGTgg tggatatgtgtcaatgtggtttcttggaatcgtatttaggaaagtggaaaatgcagaaagtgtTAACATTGATTTAACGTACGTTATATGGTCGTTCAAAGATACAG tttacagccaggctaaccacctcaatgtgctaaaggaaggtatgaagattgaggcagctcatgtgaagagaaagcatctccactattttttgttacagaaaagaaaaaag caaagcatgccatgTACTAGTCAAAATGCTCATGGGCTTCCgtgcaaaaggacttcttcagatggaagccgTTTGGACAGTTGCAGAGACGTggactccagaacaccagataattcctcTTTGTTACATAAGGTTTCTAAATTGGACACttctacagcagagagagaa AGAAATGCCGTGTATCAGAAATCTAATGGTACTAACAACAGAGAGAAGATACCTCGTGTAgttgtgccatcagtgtctaacggactctccattcctgttactgattcaa AAgtggaggctacagttgcaataagaacattgggacctccagttggtTGCACCATTCCAGGACATAACACAATTTCTCAACTCAGAGCAcattttgtccaaggacagcgtgaattaagtgggactctgattacagatcctaagaatgctgcacctaaacgaccttattcaccGACCACTGAAGGacctcattcacctacatcagaagaatgcCCCCAAAAACCAGTAgacagagaaaag ttaactggccaggattcagcattcaaagatggtggcaatccagaagatgtcagcagcagatctacagacaatgtaattttgaaggggttttactcagtggactaa